The Terriglobia bacterium genome contains the following window.
AGCCGACCACCGGGTTGTGGTACGGGTGGGCCGTGAACAGTAACCCCTCGAGCGTCTCGGAGACCAGCCCCTCGGCCTGGTTCTCGACGCTCGTCCTCCGCTCCTCGTGCACCACGTCCCGCTCGCTCCAGAACTCGCGGAAGGTCGGATGGAGGAGGCGATCGCTCTCCAGCCGGAACCAGAGCTCGAGGTGGTTCGACGGGAGTTCCATATAGTAGTTCGTGGCGTCGTTGTCCGTGGAGGCGTTCTCGGACTCGCCCCCGGCGCGGGTCATCAGCTCGTCGAACTCGTTCTTGACGATGAGCTTCTTCTCGTCGTTCGTGACCTCCTCGATCCGCGCCCGGAGCGCTTGCACCCTATCCGGGTCCGGCTTCTGGAACGGGTCGTCCGCCCGGTCCAGCTCCCGATCGAGCTCGTGCCAGAGGTCGGAGAGCTTCTTCATCAAGACCGCCTCGGCGTCGGCGTCGAGGGTTCCCACCGCGCGGGTTCCCTTGAACATCATGTGCTCCAGGAGGTGCGCGATCCCCGTCCGGCCCTTGGGGTCGGATGCGGCGCCCACGCCGAACTGGTAGTAGCCGGCGAAGGTCGGGGAGGCGGTCCGCTCCAGCACGAAGATCCGGAGCCCGTTCTCGAGCCGGATCTCCTGGATGCCGAGCTTCTGGACCGGCGCCACGAGCGGCGCGCCGGGAGCGGGCCCCGCGGTCGGCGCAGGCGCCACCGAGGTCAGCAGGAGCAACGCGGGCAGAAGGACTCGCGCGATCGTGGACGATTTCATGGCCGCCCTCCGGAAAACCGCTCCGAGCGGTGAAGCCGCCAGTCTAGCCGAAGCGACGATGGCAGGGAGGTCTCCGAAAGGCTACGAGGTGGTGGAGGCGGATGGCTTCCGGATGAAGAGACTCCGGGCCGCGAATTCCCGGTGATCGAGGCCGGCGGCTCGGTCGAGCAGGCGCAGCCGCTCGGGCAGCTCCAGGCGGAACCGCCAGGTGTCCTCGCGGCCGCCGGCCGAGGCGAACGCGGCGGACCACTCCTCCCAGAAAGGGACCGCGCGCCGGGCGACCGGCTCGACCAGGAGCACGCGCGTCCCGCCCACCGCGGCGTCGAGCAGCCGCTCCCGCAGGCGGTTCCGTGCGGCGCTCTCGATCTCGTTGAGCGTGTAGGCCGCGACGACCGCCCCTCGCGCTCCGGGAAGCCGCGCGCGGTCGAGGTCGGCGCGGCGAGCACGGCCGCGCAAGCCGAGCGCTCGGAACGCGAGCCCTGCTTCGCGGACCGCCCAGTCCGAACGATCCACGCCGAGGATCTCGGGCGCGCCCCCCGCCTCGACCGCCCACGCCGCGCCGGCGGCTCCCGTCCCGCACCCGAGGTCGAGGATCCGGTCCGGTGGGGGAGACAAGGCCTCGAGATCCCGGACGATTCGCCCGACCACGAGAAAGTGCAGCGGCCCGTAGAACAACGCGTACGCGGCGCGCTTGCCCGCTCCCCTGAACGCGTCCGACAGCGGCACGCGGTGGCGCCGCTCGACGTAGAGCGACGAGAGCGCCTGCAGGCCGCGACGGATCTCCGCGAACGAGAGGTCGGCGGCGTGGCGCGCCTCGAGGGCTCGGATCCAGCGGTCGACGAGGACCGTTCCGGCTTCGCTCAATCCCGCTCTCCCGGCCGCCGCCACGCGGTGGGGCCGCGGGAAGGATAGACTGGACGGGTCACGCGATGCACCGGGGCCTCGGCACCCGGCGAGGCGAAGATGTCGAGAGCGATGCGGATTCCGGGGACGATCCTCCTGGCACTTCTGCCGCTGTCGGCCGGCGTCGTCGCGTGGACCCGAGGCTCGGTCGAGGTACCCGTCGCGCCCCCGGAAGCCGTGGTCGACGGCCTCGACCCTGTCGCGCTCCTGGCGGACGTCTCGCCGCAGGTCGAGGAGATCCGCGGCCTCCGCTTCAAGCGTCCGGTCGCGGCGACGGTGATCGACGCGGCGGCGGCCCGCGCCTACGCGGCGAAGCGGCTGCGTTTCCTCGCAACCGCGGAGGACCTCGACGCCGAGCAGAGCCTCTACGAGCTGCTCGGGCTGGTCCCGTCGGGCGCCGAGGTCGTCACGGAGTACCTCGACGTCTTCGACGAGCAGGCGGGAGGGTTCTACGACCCGACGTCCAAGACGTTCTCGCTCCTCGGCCACATGCCTCGGGGCGTCGGGCCGTTCCTCGCGTCCCACGAGCTGACGCACGCCCTGGAGGACCAGTACTTCGACCTGGACGGGCGCCTCGCCGCGGCCCGCGGGAACGACGACGCGATCTTCGCTCTGAGCGCGGTCCACGAGGGGAGCGCGACGCTGGTCATGGCGTCCTACGCGGCCCGCGCGGTCGCCGCCGGGCGGCTCCGCTCCTCGGACCTCGAGGAGCTGCAGGAGAGCGACGCGGGACGGGGAGAGAAGCTCCAAGCGATGCCGCCGGTCCTGAGAAGGCAGCTCCTGGGGGCGTATCTGCTCGGCGCGACCTTCCTCCTCCGAGGG
Protein-coding sequences here:
- a CDS encoding insulinase family protein, producing the protein MKSSTIARVLLPALLLLTSVAPAPTAGPAPGAPLVAPVQKLGIQEIRLENGLRIFVLERTASPTFAGYYQFGVGAASDPKGRTGIAHLLEHMMFKGTRAVGTLDADAEAVLMKKLSDLWHELDRELDRADDPFQKPDPDRVQALRARIEEVTNDEKKLIVKNEFDELMTRAGGESENASTDNDATNYYMELPSNHLELWFRLESDRLLHPTFREFWSERDVVHEERRTSVENQAEGLVSETLEGLLFTAHPYHNPVVG
- a CDS encoding methyltransferase domain-containing protein yields the protein MSEAGTVLVDRWIRALEARHAADLSFAEIRRGLQALSSLYVERRHRVPLSDAFRGAGKRAAYALFYGPLHFLVVGRIVRDLEALSPPPDRILDLGCGTGAAGAAWAVEAGGAPEILGVDRSDWAVREAGLAFRALGLRGRARRADLDRARLPGARGAVVAAYTLNEIESAARNRLRERLLDAAVGGTRVLLVEPVARRAVPFWEEWSAAFASAGGREDTWRFRLELPERLRLLDRAAGLDHREFAARSLFIRKPSASTTS